A genomic window from Winogradskyella sp. J14-2 includes:
- a CDS encoding dipeptidase, with the protein MQNINSYINEHKQRFIDELIDLLKIPSISADSAYKKDVLNTADAIKVSLEKAGCNKIEICETDGYPIVYGEKIIDKNLPTVLVYGHYDVQPPDPLDLWNSPPFEPLIQKTEKHPEGAIFARGACDDKGQMYMHVKALEYMTTNNELPCNVKFMIEGEEEVGSANLGKFVAANREKLENDVILISDTGMIAKDVPSITTGLRGLSYVEVEVTGPNRDLHSGLYGGAVANPINVLTKMIASLHDENNHITIPGFYDKVENLSDKERAEMAKAPFSLDNYKKALDIDAVYGEDGYTTNERNSIRPTLDVNGIWGGYIGEGAKTVIASKAYAKISMRLVPNQDWEEITQLFKTHFESIAPDAVKVKVTPHHGGQGYVTPIDSIGYQAASKAYEETFGKTPIPQRSGGSIPIVSLFEKELKSKTILMGFGLDSDAIHSPNEHFGIWNYLKGIETIPWFYKYFTELKTAE; encoded by the coding sequence ATGCAAAACATAAATTCTTATATCAATGAGCACAAACAACGCTTTATTGACGAGCTAATTGATTTACTAAAAATCCCTTCTATAAGTGCAGATTCAGCTTACAAAAAAGATGTACTTAACACAGCAGATGCTATTAAAGTGAGTTTAGAGAAAGCAGGATGTAATAAGATTGAAATTTGTGAAACAGACGGTTATCCCATTGTATATGGCGAAAAAATAATTGACAAAAATTTACCTACTGTGTTGGTATATGGTCACTATGATGTACAACCACCAGATCCGTTAGATTTATGGAATTCACCTCCTTTTGAACCTCTAATACAAAAAACGGAAAAACATCCCGAAGGTGCCATTTTTGCAAGAGGTGCTTGTGACGACAAAGGCCAAATGTACATGCACGTAAAAGCTTTAGAATACATGACAACCAATAATGAGCTACCGTGTAATGTAAAGTTTATGATTGAAGGTGAAGAGGAAGTTGGTAGTGCCAATCTTGGGAAATTTGTCGCTGCTAATCGTGAAAAGTTAGAAAACGACGTAATACTAATTTCTGATACTGGCATGATTGCTAAAGATGTGCCTTCAATTACAACGGGACTCCGTGGTCTTAGTTATGTTGAAGTTGAAGTTACCGGACCAAATAGAGATTTACACTCTGGCTTATATGGAGGTGCTGTAGCAAACCCGATAAATGTATTAACTAAAATGATTGCATCGCTTCATGATGAAAACAACCATATTACCATTCCTGGTTTTTATGATAAGGTTGAAAACCTTTCGGACAAAGAACGTGCAGAAATGGCAAAAGCTCCATTTTCGTTAGACAACTATAAAAAGGCTTTAGATATTGATGCTGTTTATGGTGAAGACGGCTATACTACTAACGAGCGTAATTCTATAAGGCCAACATTAGATGTTAATGGAATTTGGGGAGGCTACATTGGCGAAGGCGCCAAAACAGTTATTGCTAGTAAAGCTTATGCTAAAATCTCGATGCGTTTAGTGCCAAACCAAGATTGGGAAGAGATTACACAATTGTTTAAAACCCATTTTGAAAGTATTGCTCCAGATGCTGTAAAAGTTAAAGTAACACCTCATCATGGAGGGCAAGGCTATGTAACACCAATTGACAGTATTGGATATCAAGCGGCTTCAAAAGCCTATGAAGAGACTTTTGGAAAAACGCCTATTCCGCAACGTAGTGGCGGAAGTATTCCTATTGTATCGCTTTTTGAAAAAGAACTAAAAAGCAAAACAATCCTTATGGGCTTTGGTTTAGATAGCGATGCCATACATTCACCAAACGAACATTTTGGTATTTGGAATTACTTAAAAGGCATTGAAACTATCCCTTGGTTTTATAAGTATTTTACTGAGTTAAAAACAGCCGAATAA
- a CDS encoding M28 family peptidase — MKKSLLLFCFIAFLASCVKAQSIEDLMSQVSTVNLQTNVAQLSGEQSAIINGSMQTIPSRVHSANDLAADYIKERLEALPNLNVEFQDFNTTGKNVIATQLGQTNPDNIYIICAHYDSVTTYCADDNATGVAAVMEIARLLSNQCTDNTIVYALWDEEEIGLRGANYYAQQSADETNGNTRDNILGVINMDMIGYDGDAPGTPGDNQFDIDVRDIANSIAIKDDLLSILGTYTFDLHEIVVNPGTTASDHSRFWNQGYSAVLVGESWETNDQTPDYHTSNDRVEDIDFQYMTELTKLVLAYTATKAGLIGVDNTITQTATALISNQTTGTYQWFNCDTNTPISGETNQSFAPSTNGNYAVEVTNGDCTEISNCVNFSVLSSEEFLPNEIKVYPNPVDSVIKIDNFTESEIDITINTISGKVIKKTNSQKAYIEIEFDSTASGVYFVTIKSKTKASNYKIIKE; from the coding sequence ATGAAAAAATCTTTACTCCTATTTTGTTTTATTGCCTTTTTAGCATCTTGTGTTAAAGCGCAGTCTATTGAAGATTTAATGAGTCAAGTAAGCACGGTTAATCTTCAAACTAATGTAGCACAGCTTTCTGGTGAGCAGTCGGCAATCATAAATGGGAGTATGCAAACGATACCCTCTCGGGTTCATAGCGCTAATGATTTAGCAGCAGATTATATAAAAGAACGTTTAGAGGCATTGCCTAACCTTAATGTCGAATTTCAGGATTTTAATACAACAGGAAAGAATGTTATCGCTACGCAGTTAGGACAAACCAATCCTGATAATATTTATATTATTTGCGCACATTACGACTCTGTAACAACCTACTGTGCAGATGATAACGCTACTGGCGTTGCGGCAGTTATGGAAATAGCAAGACTCCTTTCAAATCAATGTACAGATAATACCATTGTTTATGCACTTTGGGACGAAGAGGAAATAGGTTTACGCGGTGCTAATTATTATGCACAGCAATCTGCTGACGAAACTAATGGCAATACACGAGATAATATTTTAGGTGTAATTAATATGGACATGATTGGGTATGATGGTGATGCACCTGGTACTCCTGGAGATAATCAGTTTGATATTGATGTTAGAGATATTGCAAATTCAATTGCTATAAAAGATGATTTGCTTAGTATTTTAGGAACTTACACATTCGATTTACACGAAATAGTTGTTAATCCAGGCACCACTGCCAGTGATCATTCTCGTTTTTGGAATCAAGGATATTCAGCAGTGTTAGTTGGCGAGTCTTGGGAAACTAACGATCAAACTCCAGATTATCACACCTCTAATGATAGAGTAGAGGATATTGATTTTCAGTATATGACGGAGTTGACTAAATTAGTGTTGGCTTATACAGCGACCAAAGCAGGTTTAATTGGTGTAGATAATACTATTACGCAAACAGCAACAGCTTTAATATCTAATCAAACTACAGGAACATATCAGTGGTTTAATTGTGATACCAATACACCAATATCAGGAGAAACAAATCAATCCTTCGCGCCTTCCACCAATGGGAATTATGCTGTTGAAGTGACCAATGGAGATTGTACTGAAATAAGCAATTGCGTTAATTTTTCGGTTTTGTCTTCGGAAGAATTTTTGCCTAACGAAATTAAAGTATATCCAAATCCAGTAGATTCAGTCATTAAGATTGATAATTTTACAGAGTCCGAAATTGATATCACAATTAATACTATTTCAGGGAAAGTGATTAAAAAAACAAACTCCCAAAAAGCATATATTGAAATTGAATTCGATAGTACTGCTTCAGGAGTTTATTTTGTAACGATTAAGTCTAAAACTAAAGCTTCAAATTATAAAATCATTAAAGAATAG
- a CDS encoding BlaI/MecI/CopY family transcriptional regulator, whose translation MELSKTEEQLMQYLWKLEKAFMKDILEVYPEPKPATTTVATLLKRMIGKGFVDYKTYGKSREYYPLVKKEDYFSKHVNGLIKTFFNDSASQFASFFTRKTDLTKKELEELKAIIDKEIKSK comes from the coding sequence ATGGAACTTTCTAAAACCGAAGAACAACTCATGCAATACCTCTGGAAGCTAGAAAAAGCTTTTATGAAAGACATCTTAGAGGTCTATCCTGAGCCAAAACCAGCAACAACAACTGTTGCTACGTTATTAAAACGCATGATTGGAAAAGGTTTTGTTGATTATAAAACCTACGGTAAGTCGCGAGAGTATTATCCATTGGTTAAAAAAGAAGATTATTTTTCTAAGCATGTTAATGGATTAATTAAAACTTTTTTTAACGATAGTGCATCCCAGTTTGCATCCTTCTTTACTCGAAAAACGGATTTAACCAAAAAAGAGTTAGAAGAGTTAAAAGCCATTATAGACAAGGAAATTAAAAGTAAGTAA
- a CDS encoding M56 family metallopeptidase: MELFLLKFSACLLVFWLTYVLLLEKQQMHHFKRFYLLGVFAFALIIPQLTIVEYIEPTIQDFEITTAFIPIAAEVIPQPVETSPVLTLETILWSIYILGATLFAIRFAVNLFKLYRQIATNDKQRNHSVIYVLLKTYRIPHSFFKYIFVNKQQFINNQIPEEVRLHEEAHAKQWHSLDILLLELFQIVFWFHPLVYILKHHVKLNHEFLADDAVLQQGVTTKSYQNILLQFSSNTHNHQLASAINYSSFKKRFTVMKTQTSKTRIWLSTLLVLPILAILFYSFAEREYVEKDKTENPISETNSFLVFVEKTGNTLELRCENGCRWSHLVLEPNSKPYIINDFGFSEGNTLDTDKFAFSIEPNQSGVTLSGLKGTAWVDLAFSLPKNQKQAVNQLGMTNETVPDLERISEDLQKKAEENYYKNQFFVVKDKQGRKVSKRFFELDYNNKIKWVYANEIPYHRIDVTEAHFEEAKNSKNYIIKVDGNYISKDDLKKYKASDFITFSYTPISELAEMKEHSVLNLVTPDAYNLFVRLMISHYIQTLEDYENEITLSENKRKINSKELVRTYEFLYYNYKKFTPEIIKRNQLIPPTPIASKENDWQQFEDILEQKELTASEISEYNAWAKNINAKSKKLSNDATWYPPTDEQDLIKFTEIYKRMSQHQKNEAVEFPFPNLDAKPNKQQKASKQQIAEYNAWAKKMTKAIEKSGLGNYKGDEYPFFDFKEYQKYEKIYIGLMTPEQREKAESFPKLLPPPPPPPPTPETPTVKKGDGEIPPPPPPPPAPELPKKSSKGGPNASGVSQTNKIQPIEIYIDGKNNIQFNGKEVEVTNINNKVKKLNKHLSTEEHRKYVMASIAIEKNKSADLAKSIQSKLKEANVWSTCIYYNESIAKSNLPKRSLNLYAGLTVEEAKAKERKIFSNTGDTEKKIDSINNSNGPWKVSYGTASYEFIDDDGNSSGKVNLVSASLDKSNKTPVIYVNEKEPIKGHIALTKEELKKLNLTLSEGNVKNFKLKIPGIKTDFIKGNTISVTSIKNLKNFEEGMITVFDIKDEKENRLPPIIIQLKK; the protein is encoded by the coding sequence ATGGAACTATTTCTGTTGAAATTTTCGGCTTGTCTATTAGTGTTTTGGCTAACCTATGTGCTACTCTTAGAAAAGCAACAAATGCACCACTTTAAAAGATTTTATCTGTTGGGTGTGTTTGCCTTTGCTTTAATAATTCCGCAGCTTACCATTGTTGAATATATAGAACCTACTATTCAAGATTTTGAAATTACAACTGCATTTATTCCCATAGCAGCAGAAGTTATACCTCAACCCGTTGAGACCTCACCTGTACTTACTTTAGAAACTATTCTTTGGTCTATCTACATACTTGGAGCAACACTATTTGCAATTCGTTTTGCGGTTAACCTTTTTAAACTATACAGACAAATTGCAACAAACGACAAGCAACGTAACCATAGTGTTATCTATGTATTATTAAAAACATATCGTATACCACATTCCTTCTTTAAATACATTTTTGTTAACAAGCAACAATTTATAAACAACCAAATACCTGAAGAAGTTAGACTACACGAAGAGGCGCACGCCAAGCAATGGCACAGCTTAGATATTTTGTTGCTAGAACTGTTTCAAATTGTCTTTTGGTTTCATCCGTTGGTGTACATTTTAAAACATCATGTAAAACTAAATCACGAGTTTTTAGCAGATGACGCTGTATTGCAGCAAGGTGTTACTACTAAAAGTTATCAGAATATATTATTACAATTTTCATCAAACACTCACAATCATCAATTAGCGAGTGCCATCAATTATTCATCATTCAAAAAACGATTTACAGTTATGAAAACACAAACCTCCAAAACCCGAATTTGGTTAAGTACCTTATTGGTATTACCAATTTTAGCTATTCTTTTTTACAGCTTTGCTGAACGCGAATACGTTGAAAAAGACAAAACAGAAAACCCTATATCTGAAACTAACTCATTTTTAGTTTTTGTAGAAAAAACCGGTAACACTTTAGAGCTTAGATGCGAAAACGGCTGTCGATGGAGTCATTTAGTACTTGAGCCTAACTCAAAACCTTACATCATTAATGACTTTGGCTTCTCTGAAGGCAACACTTTAGATACCGATAAGTTTGCATTTTCTATTGAGCCTAATCAATCTGGTGTAACCCTCAGTGGATTGAAAGGTACAGCTTGGGTTGATTTGGCATTTTCTTTACCAAAAAACCAAAAACAAGCTGTTAATCAATTGGGCATGACCAATGAAACAGTTCCTGACCTAGAACGAATTAGTGAGGACTTACAAAAGAAAGCAGAAGAAAATTATTATAAAAATCAATTTTTTGTAGTAAAAGACAAGCAAGGTCGTAAAGTAAGTAAACGATTTTTTGAATTAGATTATAATAACAAAATTAAGTGGGTATATGCCAATGAGATTCCTTATCATAGAATTGATGTTACAGAAGCACATTTTGAAGAAGCTAAAAACTCAAAAAACTACATTATTAAAGTCGATGGAAACTATATATCTAAAGACGACTTAAAAAAATACAAAGCATCAGACTTTATAACATTTTCTTACACACCAATTTCAGAATTAGCAGAAATGAAAGAACACTCTGTTCTAAACTTAGTAACACCAGATGCCTATAATTTATTTGTTAGATTAATGATAAGTCATTATATACAAACATTAGAAGATTATGAAAATGAAATAACATTATCTGAAAACAAAAGAAAAATAAATTCTAAAGAGTTAGTAAGAACCTACGAATTTCTATACTACAATTACAAAAAGTTCACGCCAGAAATTATTAAGCGTAATCAATTAATTCCTCCAACACCAATAGCGTCAAAAGAAAATGACTGGCAACAATTTGAAGATATTTTAGAGCAAAAAGAGCTAACTGCTTCAGAAATATCTGAATACAATGCTTGGGCTAAAAATATAAACGCAAAAAGTAAAAAGCTCTCAAATGATGCTACATGGTATCCACCTACTGACGAGCAAGACTTAATAAAATTTACAGAAATTTATAAAAGAATGTCTCAACATCAGAAAAATGAAGCTGTTGAATTTCCTTTTCCTAATCTTGATGCGAAACCTAACAAACAACAAAAAGCGTCAAAACAACAGATAGCAGAATACAATGCTTGGGCTAAAAAGATGACTAAAGCCATTGAAAAATCTGGTTTAGGTAATTATAAAGGAGATGAGTATCCATTTTTTGATTTTAAAGAATATCAGAAATATGAAAAGATATATATAGGACTAATGACTCCTGAACAAAGAGAAAAGGCAGAATCATTTCCTAAATTACTTCCACCTCCTCCACCGCCTCCTCCTACTCCAGAAACTCCAACAGTAAAAAAGGGAGATGGTGAAATTCCGCCACCTCCACCACCTCCACCTGCTCCAGAACTTCCTAAGAAATCTTCTAAAGGTGGTCCTAATGCTAGTGGAGTTTCTCAAACCAATAAAATTCAACCTATTGAAATCTATATTGATGGTAAGAATAATATTCAATTTAACGGAAAGGAAGTTGAAGTAACTAACATTAATAATAAAGTAAAAAAACTCAACAAACATTTATCTACAGAAGAGCATAGAAAATATGTTATGGCTTCAATTGCTATTGAAAAGAATAAAAGTGCAGATTTAGCAAAGTCTATTCAATCTAAACTCAAAGAGGCAAATGTTTGGTCTACATGTATATATTATAATGAAAGTATTGCTAAATCTAACCTACCAAAAAGATCATTAAACTTATACGCTGGATTAACCGTTGAAGAAGCCAAAGCCAAGGAAAGGAAAATTTTCAGTAATACTGGAGACACTGAAAAAAAGATAGATAGTATTAACAATTCTAATGGTCCGTGGAAAGTAAGCTATGGCACAGCGTCTTATGAATTTATAGATGATGATGGTAATAGTAGTGGTAAAGTTAATTTAGTGTCAGCGTCATTAGATAAATCAAACAAAACACCAGTAATATACGTCAATGAAAAGGAACCTATAAAAGGTCATATAGCTTTAACAAAAGAAGAGCTAAAAAAATTAAATCTAACCTTATCTGAAGGAAATGTTAAGAATTTCAAACTAAAAATACCAGGAATAAAAACCGACTTTATAAAAGGGAACACAATTTCAGTAACTAGCATTAAAAATCTTAAAAACTTTGAAGAAGGCATGATTACAGTATTTGACATTAAAGACGAAAAAGAAAATCGACTTCCCCCTATAATCATTCAATTAAAGAAATAG
- a CDS encoding DUF4407 domain-containing protein — translation MLKQFFILCSGADTNILENCSNGEQNKYAGIGATVFFTALMATIAASYALYTVFDNLYTSIFFGIIWGLLIFNLDRYIVSTIKKRDNVLDEILQATPRIFLAVIIAVVISKPLELKIFEKEINQVLLEQKNDLTLANQNQIAQQFNPKIAELEGQILGLQNEIDVKETEVNALYDTYITEAEGTSGTMKLGKGPVYKEKHEKHDAALAELQQLKTDNKVKITTLENEIIVLQGDYKANVTASQPIIDNFDGLMARVNALGKLPWLPSFFIFLLFLAIETSPIIAKLLSPKGEYDYKLEDQETVIKSWVSQQVAERQLLVKTDNDINNKVYTEIADEEEVMNYKRKKARELMQHQADAFLKKQKGVL, via the coding sequence ATGTTAAAACAATTCTTTATCCTATGTTCGGGAGCAGACACCAATATTCTAGAAAACTGCTCTAATGGCGAGCAAAACAAATATGCTGGCATTGGTGCTACTGTGTTTTTCACAGCATTAATGGCAACTATTGCAGCGAGCTATGCACTCTACACCGTTTTTGACAATTTATACACATCTATTTTTTTCGGAATCATTTGGGGTTTACTCATATTTAATTTAGATCGTTACATCGTTTCTACCATAAAAAAGCGCGATAATGTTCTGGATGAAATCCTACAAGCTACACCACGAATTTTTCTGGCTGTGATAATTGCTGTAGTCATTTCAAAACCTTTAGAACTTAAGATTTTTGAAAAGGAGATCAATCAAGTACTATTAGAACAGAAAAATGATTTAACACTTGCCAATCAAAACCAAATTGCGCAACAATTCAATCCTAAAATAGCAGAATTAGAAGGTCAGATTTTAGGCTTACAAAATGAAATAGATGTTAAAGAAACTGAAGTCAACGCACTTTATGACACCTATATCACAGAAGCCGAAGGGACATCTGGCACTATGAAGCTTGGCAAAGGACCCGTTTACAAAGAAAAACACGAGAAACACGATGCCGCTTTAGCAGAGTTACAACAACTAAAAACCGACAACAAAGTAAAAATTACAACTTTAGAGAATGAAATTATCGTTTTACAAGGCGATTATAAAGCCAACGTTACAGCATCGCAACCTATTATTGATAATTTTGATGGCTTAATGGCTAGAGTCAATGCCTTAGGTAAATTGCCATGGTTACCTTCTTTCTTTATCTTCTTGTTGTTTCTTGCTATTGAAACTTCACCTATTATCGCAAAACTTTTATCACCAAAAGGCGAGTACGACTACAAACTAGAAGATCAAGAAACCGTCATTAAATCCTGGGTTAGCCAACAAGTTGCAGAACGTCAACTACTTGTTAAAACAGATAATGACATTAATAATAAAGTGTATACAGAAATTGCAGATGAAGAAGAGGTTATGAACTACAAACGTAAAAAAGCTAGAGAGTTGATGCAACATCAAGCTGATGCATTTTTAAAGAAGCAAAAGGGAGTGCTTTAA
- a CDS encoding YybH family protein, producing MKFIYFVLALLLFNCSNNQEQQKVNLERDKAEILDVLNTQEKAWNNHDLKGFMDGYWRNDSLKFYGSRGLTYGWENTLNNYKKGYPTKAESGTLKFIINDISKIEGDNYWVMGEYHLKRDAGNANGIFIIIFKKINGAWKIIADMSC from the coding sequence ATGAAATTTATCTATTTTGTACTAGCGCTTTTACTTTTTAATTGCAGTAATAATCAAGAACAACAAAAAGTCAATTTAGAAAGAGATAAAGCAGAAATTTTAGATGTACTAAACACTCAGGAAAAGGCATGGAATAATCATGACTTAAAAGGCTTTATGGATGGCTACTGGAGGAACGACTCTTTAAAATTCTATGGTAGCAGAGGATTAACTTACGGTTGGGAGAACACATTAAACAATTACAAAAAGGGGTATCCCACCAAAGCTGAAAGTGGCACATTAAAGTTTATTATTAATGATATTTCAAAAATCGAAGGAGATAATTACTGGGTAATGGGTGAATATCATCTAAAACGAGATGCTGGCAATGCAAATGGCATTTTCATTATCATCTTTAAAAAAATAAACGGCGCGTGGAAAATTATTGCAGATATGTCTTGCTAA
- a CDS encoding STAS domain-containing protein yields the protein MDLQITNYNNRFHIKGTLNKLSLKTFNSHFANIFDRLDNVLLDIESVESIDRAGVMALARLHNESITKSKKLSIVGLGCKELYDHFKSEESATIQVSAGSIVAA from the coding sequence ATGGATTTACAAATTACCAATTACAACAACCGTTTTCACATTAAAGGGACATTAAACAAATTAAGTCTTAAAACATTTAATTCGCATTTTGCTAATATTTTTGATAGACTTGATAATGTCTTACTTGATATTGAAAGTGTGGAAAGTATTGATAGGGCTGGTGTAATGGCCTTGGCCAGATTGCATAATGAGTCTATTACAAAATCGAAAAAGCTATCTATAGTCGGTTTAGGTTGTAAAGAGCTATATGATCACTTTAAGTCTGAAGAGTCAGCAACCATACAGGTATCTGCAGGTTCAATTGTGGCTGCGTAA